The window TGGGCCGGCGCAGATTGAATCTAACCGAATCGGAAGACCCGTGAGCGGGTTCAGACTGTCGAATCTCGTTACTCATCAGAATCGTCCTCCGTGGAACCGAAATCGAGTTTGTCCAGGTGGTGCCGCCGCCGTTCCATGTACTCCAGTTGGCGCTGTCGACGCTGTTCGACCGTCGCCGTGTCGTAGTGCTGCTTGATCGTCTTCACCGACGCGTTCACGCGCTCGGCCACGACCTCGGGCGGGACGCCCTGGTTCAGTTGCCAGGTGATCGAGCCGGTTCGAATCTGGTGCGGAGAGCGAGACGAGGGACACTTACTCGCGTGAGCGTACTCCGCCCACTCGCAGGTCTCCCGTTCCTTCCCGTGCGGGCACTCACCGTGAAGACAGGGTTCAGTCGCGAGGTAGCTCCAGCAGCGGACGGTGTTCGTGCCGGGCCGTCCCTTCATACTCGCGAGGAGCGGTTGACGCCCGTGGTCGTCGCGGACGTCGTACCGATTCTCTCGGATGTACCGCGCGATAGCCGAACTGCTCTCTGGGGGAATCGCGACTGACCGTTCCCCGTCTCGTTTGTTCTTCAGGCCAGTACCCGACTCCGGGCGGTGTCGGAACTCCAGATAATCGTTCTCGGGGTGGAAGTCGCGCACGTCGAGCGCGCGAATACCACTCTGGCGCGCCCCGACGAACCACGCGAGTTCGATGAAGACGTGAGCGCGCGTCGCCGTCGCCCGTCCGTCGTTCCGGTAGTAGTCGACGAGCGCGAGTGCCGCCGGAGTCGACAGCGCGGTGTCGTTCGAACGGTCCTCGGGGTCGAGGTCAGGGATGCGGACCTTCTTCGCGAGGCCATCGTCCACCGCCTCGATGTCTTCGAGGAACCGGCAGAACATCTTGAGCGCCCACATCTCGCCCTCGAGTGTAGCCGGCGCGATCTCCGAACTGCGGAGTTCGTAATACTCGTCGAGGTCGTACCCGCGCAGTTCTCCCACGCGCTCGATTCCGACCGAATCGCACCACTCCGCGAAGAGTTTGAGCCGGTAGTACCAGCCCGAGATGGATTCCTCGGTGGAGTCAGTTCTTCGTCGACGAAGGTATCGGTCGCGAGCATCGCGAGGGGAGAGGTCCCGAGGGTCGACCCGGCGTCGGTCAGTCATGTTGTGTAACAACCTCTGGATTCTACTAGAACATATATGTTCTGCAGAAACTCAAAGTCACTTCATCCTGTATGATATGCACTGGTAGAACAGATGCGGGGTATGAGAAAATCCGGGAAGTGGATGGTTCTTCTCGATGACCGGATTCTGGAGCTGCTGGCCGAGGAAGACAATCAGTACATGGCACCTTCAGACATCGCAGACGACAGGCGAATCCACTACACCTCGCAGCACGTCGGGAGACGCTGTAAGAAGTTAGCCGAACACGGGTTACTGCAGTCTGTCGGCAGGGGAGTCTACACGATCACTGAGGACGGTCGAGCATACCTCCGAGGTGAGTACAATGCCGCAGAAACGAACGACGTAGAGGCATCTGAAGAATCGACGAGTTCCGAAGCCGAAGGTCAAAATGGAGCCTGAGTAATGACGGTGAGACGGATGGGGCCGTGGATGTATCCCGTCGACGAGCGTGTCCTGGAGCATCTAAACGAGGAATCGTGGGCGTCACCGAGTACGATGGCCTCAGATTCGAGGTTTCAGCAGCTTGGTGTCGACGAGGGGTACATCCGACAGCGATGTGAGCAGCTGGTGAATCGAGAGTTGATTGCGCCGATCGTCGAGGACTCGGATATGTACGAGATTACTTCGATGGGCATTGCGTATCTCGATGGGAATTGTGACGCGCGGTATCTCCCGAACTGGTCTGTTCGGTACGGATAGACAAAGAAATCTATATTTTCTAATCGAAAGCAAATTTAAACAACTGTGGGGCGAATAGGCCATTATGACTGACAAAAAAGAGTGTTTTGTAATTTGTCCAATTGGTTCGGAAGAGAGCGACACACGTGAGAACTCTGACAAATTTATCGAACATATCGTTGAGGAAGCAGTCGATGAATTCGGCTATGAAACAATTAGGGCCGATAAAATAACCAATTCCGGCAGTATAACGAGTCAGGTCATTCAGAGAGTAGTGGATAGTGACTTGGTAATCGCTGATTTGAGTGAACATAATGCGAATGTATTCTATGAACTGGCGGTCCGGCATGCGACCGGAAAGCCATACATACAGTTAATCAAATCATCACAGTCAATCCCGTTTGACCTCGCTGACTTTCGGACAATAAAATATGGATTTGATGTTGATGAAGCTAAACGCGCCTCTAGAGAAATCCAAGATTACATCAGGAATATAGACGATGGAAAATCTAAATCAGATAATCCCATCTCCCGATCTGCGCAACTTCAATCTTTAACAACGAGTGATGATCCGATACAACAGAACATCGCTGATATCATGTATGGGTTGAATGAACTGAACAAGAAAGTCGATGACCTTTCGGAATCATCTATCAGAAACGAGATGAGTGAGCAAATAAACGTAGAATTAGCAAGAGAGTTTAACAGGAAACTGGATAGCGTTATGACTCATGAATTTGAGGCCCTTTCTACTGAAGAAAAGCGGAGAGCAATGGCACTACTTCGGAAACAAATATCCGACGATGAAAACTGATTTTTTATACTCCACCGTGCCCACCCACCCTCACCCCATAGAGGGGGTCGGGTGGGTGGCTGGGTAGAGTCTTAATAGATCAGCTGGAGATATGAGGCACTGAATCAATGGTTCGATTAGAATTGAGACATTAAGGCCGTCCCAAGAGTTATTATACCACCAGTGGCTCGACTGGTGTATGAGTGCTGACAAAGAGAAGATTGAGAATATTTTGAGGAGTGAGGACTTTCCGATTAGCGAGATACGTGAAATCATAGAAGAACGACCAGACATTTCAATCACGTCAAGGAAAAAAGATGAGTTAATTAATGGTCTTTTGTCCACTTCATGGACAGACAGCCAATTCAAGGACCTGAAGCAGCGATTTTCACAAATTAGAAGAGAGAAGGCACCATTAGGTCACTATGTTCTAAAAATAGATGATATTGAGCTGATGACAGACCAGCCGAAGCATGAAGAGATTAAACAGAAATTACTCATCGATGAAGCCACACTAACAGAAGACGGGCTCAAAGAGGGTGGATTCACTGTTGAAGAAGCAAATCAGGAAAAGATATCAGGGATTTACTGGACTGCAACTGAAACTTTCCGATTGGACGCACTTCGAAGGCTGCGATCACTAAAGCGGACATACGATTTTGGATTTGAAATTGATTTAGAAAATGAGCATTTATACATCTCTGGAGATAATTACGGAAAAGTTGGTGAGCTGCGCAGCTCATTCGAATCTCTCGGATTTAAACTAGAACCAGTAACACTTGACGACTTGGATGATTCGGATGATGCGAATCAAATCGTACGTGAATTCGTGTCCGATCTTCGATCGTCCCTACGTGAAATCAAAGAACAGAAGGATATGTCGGAATTCACAGAGTCGGACGGTCCTAGTCTGTTATACATTGATGAAGTGAAAATCAAATTGATGACCGGTGAGTTAAGACGAGCAAATTTGGAAGGTTGGGATGATATCTGGGAAAATGATCAGGTCATAGAGCTTACGGAGTCCCAAGATGGTCGAATATCACGAATTAAAGGAGAGTTTGAGTACAAAGGAACAGACTTCGCATTCAATATCGGATATACAGACGACTATGGTCGAGTTAGCGTTGAAAAGAAAGGCCAACTTTCTGGGGTCGGGGTTGTTGAAGAGGGCTTTGAATTCCTGTCTGAATTATATGAAGAGTACTATGTTGACGCGTGATGGATCGAGATATTCAATTTGAAGTCCAGTATCTCCTCTCCATCATCGTGGTTATTTTGGGTGTCGTGGGAGTTTCAGAGAGCAA is drawn from Salinigranum halophilum and contains these coding sequences:
- a CDS encoding tyrosine-type recombinase/integrase codes for the protein MTDRRRVDPRDLSPRDARDRYLRRRRTDSTEESISGWYYRLKLFAEWCDSVGIERVGELRGYDLDEYYELRSSEIAPATLEGEMWALKMFCRFLEDIEAVDDGLAKKVRIPDLDPEDRSNDTALSTPAALALVDYYRNDGRATATRAHVFIELAWFVGARQSGIRALDVRDFHPENDYLEFRHRPESGTGLKNKRDGERSVAIPPESSSAIARYIRENRYDVRDDHGRQPLLASMKGRPGTNTVRCWSYLATEPCLHGECPHGKERETCEWAEYAHASKCPSSRSPHQIRTGSITWQLNQGVPPEVVAERVNASVKTIKQHYDTATVEQRRQRQLEYMERRRHHLDKLDFGSTEDDSDE